The following proteins are co-located in the Bordetella bronchialis genome:
- the trpE gene encoding anthranilate synthase component I translates to MTELEFKALANQGYNRIPLVADTYADLDTPLGIYLKLAHSGPENGRMTCLLESVVGGERFGRYSFIGLPAHTLIRSRGTVTEVVRDGKVVETHRGDPLEFIESYQARFKVALRPGMPRFAGGLAGYFGYDTVRHIEPRLGPAVKPFPAGMDEGTPDIMLLHVDELVIVDNLAGRIYLMVYADPAQPEAYARAQQRLRELRQKLRKPVEIPYSHASMQTEERRDFKKEDYLAAVLRAKEYIAAGDLMQVQVGQVITKPFRDSPLSLYRSLRSLNPSPYMYFWNFGDFHVVGSSPEILVRQERIVAEDGQPKSRVTIRPLAGTRKRGGTPEEDAALARELQADPKEIAEHVMLIDLARNDVGRVAETGSVKVTDTMAIERYSHVMHLVSNVTGDLDPRMTSMDVLRAAFPAGTLTGAPKVRAMEIIDELEPVRRGIYGGAAGYLSYGGEMDVAIAIRTGVIKDGTLYVQAAAGIVADSNPEAEWAETEAKARAVLRAAEQVQNGLDQPI, encoded by the coding sequence ATGACCGAACTGGAATTCAAAGCACTGGCCAACCAAGGCTACAACCGCATCCCGCTGGTCGCCGATACGTATGCAGACCTGGACACGCCCTTGGGCATCTACCTGAAACTGGCGCATTCGGGGCCGGAGAACGGCCGCATGACCTGCCTGCTGGAGTCCGTGGTCGGGGGCGAGCGCTTCGGCCGCTATTCCTTCATCGGCCTGCCGGCGCACACCCTGATTCGGTCGCGCGGCACCGTCACCGAAGTGGTCCGCGACGGCAAGGTGGTGGAAACGCATCGCGGCGATCCGCTGGAATTCATCGAGTCGTACCAGGCGCGCTTCAAAGTGGCCCTGCGCCCCGGCATGCCGCGCTTCGCCGGCGGCCTGGCCGGCTACTTCGGCTATGACACCGTGCGCCACATCGAGCCCCGGCTGGGCCCGGCGGTCAAGCCCTTCCCGGCCGGCATGGACGAAGGCACGCCGGACATCATGCTGCTGCATGTCGACGAGCTGGTCATCGTCGACAACCTGGCGGGCCGCATATACCTGATGGTCTACGCCGACCCGGCGCAACCCGAAGCCTACGCCCGCGCCCAGCAACGCTTGCGCGAACTGCGCCAGAAACTGCGCAAACCCGTGGAGATCCCCTACAGCCACGCCAGCATGCAGACCGAAGAACGGCGCGACTTCAAGAAAGAGGACTACCTGGCCGCGGTCCTGCGCGCCAAGGAATACATCGCCGCGGGCGACCTGATGCAGGTGCAGGTGGGCCAGGTGATCACCAAGCCCTTCCGCGACTCGCCGCTGTCGCTGTACCGGTCGCTGCGCTCGCTGAACCCTTCGCCGTACATGTACTTCTGGAACTTCGGCGATTTCCACGTCGTCGGGTCCTCGCCCGAGATCCTGGTGCGGCAGGAACGCATCGTCGCCGAGGACGGCCAGCCCAAGTCCCGCGTCACCATCCGCCCGCTGGCGGGCACGCGCAAGCGCGGCGGCACGCCGGAGGAAGACGCCGCGCTGGCCCGCGAGCTGCAGGCCGATCCCAAGGAAATCGCCGAGCACGTCATGCTGATCGACCTGGCGCGCAACGACGTGGGCCGCGTCGCGGAGACGGGGTCGGTGAAGGTCACCGACACCATGGCGATCGAACGCTATTCCCATGTCATGCACCTGGTGTCCAATGTGACGGGCGACCTGGATCCCCGGATGACCAGCATGGACGTACTGCGGGCGGCCTTCCCGGCCGGCACGCTGACGGGCGCCCCCAAGGTGCGCGCCATGGAGATCATCGACGAACTGGAACCCGTGCGGCGCGGCATCTATGGCGGCGCGGCGGGCTACCTGAGCTATGGCGGCGAAATGGACGTGGCCATCGCGATCCGTACCGGCGTCATCAAGGACGGCACGCTATACGTGCAGGCAGCCGCCGGTATCGTCGCCGACTCCAATCCGGAAGCGGAATGGGCCGAAACCGAGGCCAAGGCGCGCGCGGTCCTGCGGGCCGCGGAGCAGGTGCAGAACGGGCTGGACCAGCCTATCTGA
- a CDS encoding anthranilate synthase component II — protein MSLLMIDNYDSFTYNLVQYFGELGEDVRVARNDQITLEEIAAMKPDRICVSPGPCSPTEAGISVALIQEFAGKVPILGVCLGHQAIGTAFGGDIVRAPRIMHGKTVRISHTGTDIFAGLPTPHTVIRYNSLTIDPATLPDCLEATATAEDGDIMGVRHKTLPIYGVQFHPESVLSEHGHALMRNFLNIG, from the coding sequence ATGAGCCTCTTGATGATCGACAACTACGATTCCTTCACCTACAACCTGGTGCAGTATTTCGGCGAACTCGGCGAAGACGTGCGCGTGGCGCGCAACGACCAGATCACGCTGGAAGAAATCGCCGCCATGAAGCCGGACCGCATTTGCGTGTCGCCGGGCCCCTGCTCGCCCACCGAAGCAGGGATTTCCGTCGCGCTGATACAGGAATTCGCTGGCAAGGTTCCCATCCTGGGCGTTTGCCTGGGCCACCAGGCCATCGGCACCGCCTTCGGCGGCGATATCGTGCGCGCGCCGCGCATCATGCATGGCAAGACCGTGCGCATTTCGCATACGGGCACCGACATCTTCGCCGGCCTGCCCACGCCCCACACCGTCATCCGCTACAACTCGCTGACCATCGACCCGGCCACCCTGCCCGACTGCCTGGAAGCGACCGCCACCGCGGAAGACGGGGACATCATGGGCGTGCGTCATAAAACGCTGCCCATATACGGGGTACAGTTCCACCCCGAATCGGTGTTGAGCGAACACGGCCATGCCTTGATGCGCAACTTCCTGAACATCGGATAA
- the trpD gene encoding anthranilate phosphoribosyltransferase: MTITATEALTRCIEHREIFHDEMLHLMRMLMSGEMSPQIATALLMGLRVKKETIGEITAAAQVMREFATPVTTPYPEQLLDMCGTGGDGSRTFNISTAAMFVAAAAGAKVAKHGGRSASSSSGSADVLEALGANLQLNPEQVAECIAQCGIGFMFAPAHHGAMKNVAAVRKEMGVRTIFNILGPLTNPAGARNQLMGVFHPDLVGIQVRVLERLGSNHVLVVHGRDGMDEASLGAATMIGELKDGEIREYEIHPEDYGLSMMSNRGIKVSNREESRDLILEALNDKPGPARDIVALNAGLAIYAGNVAPTIEAGLKLAADTIASGAARGKLEEFCAYTRKF, from the coding sequence ATGACCATCACGGCGACCGAGGCGCTGACGCGCTGCATCGAACACCGAGAAATCTTCCACGACGAGATGCTGCACCTGATGCGCATGCTGATGAGCGGCGAGATGTCGCCGCAAATCGCCACGGCCCTGCTGATGGGCCTGCGCGTCAAAAAGGAAACCATAGGCGAGATCACCGCGGCCGCGCAGGTCATGCGCGAGTTCGCCACGCCCGTGACGACGCCCTACCCCGAGCAACTGCTGGATATGTGCGGCACGGGCGGCGACGGCAGCCGCACGTTCAATATCTCCACCGCCGCGATGTTCGTCGCCGCCGCCGCGGGCGCCAAGGTCGCCAAGCACGGCGGGCGCAGCGCGTCGTCGTCCTCGGGCAGTGCCGACGTATTGGAAGCCCTGGGCGCCAATCTGCAGCTGAACCCCGAGCAGGTGGCCGAATGCATCGCCCAATGCGGCATCGGCTTCATGTTCGCGCCGGCCCACCACGGGGCCATGAAGAACGTGGCCGCCGTGCGCAAGGAAATGGGCGTGCGCACGATTTTCAACATCCTGGGCCCGCTGACCAATCCCGCGGGCGCGCGCAACCAGCTCATGGGCGTATTCCATCCGGACCTGGTGGGTATCCAGGTACGCGTCCTGGAGCGGCTCGGCTCCAACCACGTCCTGGTCGTGCATGGGCGCGACGGCATGGACGAGGCCTCGCTGGGCGCGGCCACCATGATCGGCGAACTCAAGGATGGCGAAATCCGGGAATATGAAATCCACCCGGAGGACTACGGGCTATCCATGATGTCCAACCGCGGCATCAAGGTGTCCAATCGGGAGGAATCGCGCGACCTCATCCTGGAAGCGCTGAACGACAAGCCGGGCCCGGCACGCGATATCGTCGCCCTGAATGCCGGACTGGCCATCTATGCGGGTAACGTCGCCCCAACGATAGAAGCCGGCCTGAAACTGGCGGCTGATACGATTGCCTCAGGTGCCGCTCGCGGCAAGCTTGAAGAATTTTGCGCTTACACCCGGAAGTTTTGA
- the trpC gene encoding indole-3-glycerol phosphate synthase TrpC: MNDILAKILAVKAEEVATARQMRSEAELLREAQARQDVRGFAQAIEDKIAAGKPGVIAEIKKASPSRGVLRENFSPAEIAASYAVHGAACLSVLTDVQFFQGSHDHLRQARAACPLPVLRKDFIIDPYQVVFSRALGADCVLLIAAALSPAQLKELEACAMDLGMDVLVEVHDAAELEVASQLRTPLIGINNRNLRTFETTLQTTLDLLPRVPAGRRIVTESGILRPEDVRMMRANKVDAFLVGEAFMRAADPGAELARLIA; the protein is encoded by the coding sequence ATGAACGACATTCTTGCGAAGATCCTTGCCGTCAAGGCCGAGGAAGTCGCCACCGCCCGCCAGATGCGCAGCGAGGCCGAACTGCTGCGCGAGGCACAAGCCCGGCAGGACGTACGCGGCTTCGCCCAGGCCATCGAGGACAAGATCGCCGCCGGCAAGCCCGGCGTCATCGCCGAGATCAAGAAAGCGTCGCCCTCGCGCGGCGTGCTGCGCGAGAACTTCAGCCCCGCCGAGATCGCCGCCTCGTATGCGGTGCATGGCGCGGCCTGCCTTTCGGTGCTGACTGACGTGCAGTTCTTCCAGGGCTCGCACGACCACCTGCGCCAGGCGCGCGCCGCCTGCCCGCTGCCCGTGCTGCGCAAGGACTTCATCATCGATCCTTACCAGGTGGTGTTCTCGCGCGCGCTGGGCGCCGACTGCGTCCTGCTGATCGCGGCGGCCCTGTCGCCGGCGCAGCTGAAGGAGCTGGAAGCCTGCGCCATGGACCTGGGCATGGACGTGCTGGTGGAAGTCCACGATGCCGCCGAACTGGAAGTGGCGTCGCAATTGCGCACGCCGCTGATCGGCATCAACAACCGCAATCTGCGCACCTTCGAAACCACCCTGCAGACCACCCTGGACCTGCTGCCGCGCGTCCCCGCCGGCCGTCGCATCGTGACGGAAAGCGGCATCCTGCGCCCGGAAGACGTACGCATGATGCGCGCCAACAAGGTGGATGCCTTCCTGGTTGGCGAGGCCTTCATGCGCGCCGCGGATCCCGGGGCGGAACTGGCCCGCCTGATCGCCTGA
- a CDS encoding acyl-CoA thioesterase: MDEAFSHQLSMTILMTPDMANFSGNVHGGHILKYLDQVAYACASRYAGQYVVTLSVDQVVFREPIHVGELVTFLASVNYTGRTSMEIGIKVITEDIRQKLVRHTNSCYFTMVAVDELGNPTPVPPLQPRNEEERQRFEAADQRRALRQEMQRRHDAIKRNVADSAA; the protein is encoded by the coding sequence ATGGATGAAGCTTTCAGCCACCAGTTGTCGATGACCATCCTGATGACGCCGGACATGGCCAATTTTTCCGGCAATGTGCATGGCGGACATATTCTCAAGTACCTGGACCAGGTCGCCTATGCCTGCGCCAGCCGCTATGCCGGCCAGTATGTGGTCACGCTTTCGGTGGACCAGGTGGTTTTCCGCGAGCCCATCCATGTGGGAGAACTGGTGACCTTCCTGGCGTCCGTCAACTACACCGGCCGCACGTCCATGGAGATCGGCATCAAGGTGATCACCGAGGACATCCGCCAGAAGCTGGTGCGCCATACCAATAGCTGCTACTTCACCATGGTGGCCGTGGATGAGCTGGGCAACCCCACGCCCGTGCCCCCGCTGCAGCCGCGCAACGAAGAAGAGCGCCAGCGCTTCGAGGCCGCGGACCAGCGCCGCGCCCTGCGCCAGGAAATGCAGCGGCGCCACGACGCCATCAAGCGCAACGTGGCGGACAGCGCCGCGTGA
- a CDS encoding response regulator produces MDKATHVLILAPHGDDAQVIRNVLGATSEQAIACDDAAQLRAALQRGAGCAILSAEAIDPAALAGLADWVRLQESWSDFPFLVIEPPEQDGAEARPADAYDPLGNVILLPRPLREDIVRRAIATALRARSRQYDARAVLQRQAETGETLRTFNETLETRISERTHALARANDRLMKEIRERERTQSALVQSQKMEAIGQLTGGLAHDFNNLLNVIMGSVDLIHRISSDERMRRLALNARHAVERGAKLTSQLLAFSRSQNLDLRPTDVNALLAAMRELLGLSLGPTVRVLTEFAPDLPLATADANQLELAVLNLCLNARDAMPAGGEVTLSTALRQSGEGDLPAGRYVVISVRDTGTGIPAQTLSKVFDPFFTTKPVGKGTGLGLSQVYGIARQSGGTAHIASEEGRGTVVEIWLAPADPAALDDLAAQGPDDVGQARAANVLVIDDDASVRHLIVECLEILGYEVRQAADGEEGLALLREEPPDLLMVDFIMPKLNGAEVIEQARKLVPDLPVILATGYADAQVSGTVLEHERVLQKPFNLDQLAAMVTEALQH; encoded by the coding sequence GTGGACAAGGCCACGCACGTATTGATTCTGGCGCCGCACGGCGACGACGCACAGGTCATACGAAATGTGCTCGGGGCGACAAGCGAACAGGCGATAGCCTGCGACGACGCGGCGCAACTGCGGGCCGCGCTGCAGCGCGGCGCGGGGTGCGCCATCCTGTCGGCAGAAGCCATCGATCCCGCGGCGCTGGCCGGCTTGGCGGACTGGGTGCGCCTGCAGGAGTCATGGTCGGATTTTCCTTTCCTGGTGATCGAGCCCCCCGAGCAGGACGGCGCGGAAGCGCGCCCCGCCGATGCCTACGATCCGCTGGGGAATGTGATCCTGTTGCCGCGTCCCTTGCGCGAGGACATTGTGCGCCGCGCCATCGCCACCGCCTTGCGGGCGCGGTCCCGGCAATACGACGCGCGCGCGGTGCTGCAGCGCCAGGCGGAAACCGGCGAGACGCTGCGCACATTCAACGAGACGCTGGAGACCCGCATCTCCGAACGCACCCATGCGCTGGCACGGGCCAACGACCGGCTGATGAAGGAGATCCGCGAGCGCGAGCGGACGCAGAGCGCGCTGGTGCAATCGCAGAAGATGGAAGCGATCGGCCAACTGACCGGCGGGCTGGCCCATGATTTCAATAATCTGCTGAACGTGATCATGGGTAGCGTGGACCTGATCCACCGCATCTCCTCCGATGAACGCATGCGGCGGCTGGCCCTGAACGCCCGGCACGCGGTGGAGCGCGGCGCCAAGCTGACGTCGCAGTTGCTGGCGTTCTCGCGCAGCCAGAACCTGGATCTGCGCCCGACCGACGTCAACGCCCTGTTGGCCGCCATGCGCGAGCTGCTGGGCCTGTCGCTGGGCCCCACGGTACGCGTCCTGACCGAATTCGCGCCCGATCTGCCGCTGGCCACGGCGGACGCCAACCAGCTGGAGCTGGCGGTCCTGAATCTGTGCTTGAACGCGCGCGACGCCATGCCGGCGGGCGGCGAGGTTACGCTGTCGACGGCCTTGCGGCAAAGCGGCGAGGGGGACCTGCCCGCTGGACGTTATGTCGTCATATCCGTGAGGGACACCGGTACGGGCATTCCCGCGCAGACCTTGAGCAAGGTCTTCGATCCGTTCTTCACCACCAAGCCCGTGGGCAAGGGTACGGGGCTGGGCTTGAGCCAGGTCTACGGCATCGCCCGCCAGTCGGGCGGCACCGCGCACATCGCCAGCGAAGAAGGCCGCGGCACGGTGGTGGAGATCTGGCTGGCGCCCGCCGATCCGGCCGCGCTGGACGATCTGGCGGCCCAGGGTCCCGACGACGTCGGCCAGGCGCGCGCCGCGAACGTGCTGGTGATCGACGACGACGCATCCGTACGCCACCTGATCGTCGAATGCCTGGAGATCCTCGGCTACGAGGTCCGGCAGGCCGCCGACGGCGAGGAAGGCCTGGCGCTGCTGCGCGAGGAGCCGCCAGACCTTTTGATGGTGGACTTCATCATGCCCAAGCTCAATGGGGCGGAAGTCATCGAACAGGCCCGCAAGCTGGTGCCGGATTTGCCGGTCATTTTGGCCACGGGCTATGCCGACGCGCAGGTCAGCGGCACCGTGCTCGAGCACGAAAGGGTGTTACAAAAACCGTTCAACCTGGACCAGCTCGCGGCCATGGTGACCGAAGCGCTGCAGCACTGA
- a CDS encoding DHA2 family efflux MFS transporter permease subunit has product MSPAGHPGAVPHKSMITVSIMLATIMQTLDSTIANVALPHMAGGLSASQDQITWVLTSYIVAAAIATPVTGWLTGRYGLKSVFLVSIAGFTVMSLACGAAANLAQIVLARLLQGAFGAALVPLSQAVMLDVNEPKDHAKAMAVWGMGVMLGPILGPTLGGWLTENMNWRWVFLINLPVGILSFYGVGRYIRDDGTRRDSRFDVFGFATLALALGLLQLLLDRGEQADWFDSREIRIYAVCAFISFTFFLLHTATSGEHSFFKVALLRDRNFAMGLAFYFLLGLLLYATRALLPPLLQTILGYPVVTTGVVTAPSGLGTMLSMLVAGRMVGKMDGRLIIALGFGLTTLSLWQMSGYTPQITEWDVVVPGFIQGLGLGFTSVPLTTMTFSTLDRSLRSDGTAIYSLSRNIGSSIGISAMQTLLVRNSAILHASLGSYVSAASLAMHPDALSRMFDMSTPGGLAGMNQVLTNQASFIAYLDDFRFMMWLTLAAIPCLVFMRTRRTAPADRRPEETDLPHVAAD; this is encoded by the coding sequence ATGTCACCAGCCGGCCATCCGGGCGCGGTCCCGCACAAGTCCATGATCACGGTCTCCATCATGTTGGCGACCATCATGCAGACCCTGGACAGCACCATCGCCAACGTCGCCCTACCGCACATGGCGGGCGGCTTGTCGGCATCCCAGGACCAGATCACCTGGGTGCTGACTTCCTATATCGTCGCCGCCGCCATTGCGACCCCGGTCACGGGATGGCTGACGGGGCGCTACGGCCTCAAGTCGGTGTTCCTCGTGTCCATCGCCGGTTTCACCGTCATGTCGCTGGCCTGCGGCGCCGCCGCGAACCTGGCGCAGATCGTCCTGGCTCGCTTGCTGCAGGGCGCCTTTGGCGCCGCCCTGGTGCCCTTGTCGCAGGCGGTGATGCTGGACGTGAACGAACCCAAGGATCACGCCAAGGCCATGGCGGTGTGGGGGATGGGGGTGATGCTCGGGCCTATCCTGGGGCCGACGCTGGGGGGATGGCTGACGGAAAACATGAACTGGCGCTGGGTGTTCCTGATCAACCTGCCGGTCGGCATATTGTCCTTCTATGGCGTGGGCCGATACATCCGCGACGACGGCACGCGCCGGGATTCGCGCTTCGACGTGTTCGGCTTCGCAACGCTGGCGCTGGCCCTCGGCCTGTTGCAGCTACTGCTGGATCGCGGCGAGCAGGCGGACTGGTTCGACTCGAGAGAAATCCGTATCTATGCCGTGTGCGCATTCATATCGTTCACGTTCTTCCTGCTGCACACGGCCACCAGCGGCGAGCACTCCTTCTTCAAGGTGGCCCTGCTGCGGGACCGCAATTTCGCCATGGGCCTGGCTTTCTACTTCCTGCTGGGCCTGCTGCTTTATGCGACGCGGGCCCTGCTGCCGCCGCTGCTCCAGACGATATTGGGCTATCCCGTGGTGACCACGGGCGTGGTTACCGCCCCCAGCGGCCTTGGCACCATGCTGTCCATGCTGGTGGCCGGGCGCATGGTGGGCAAGATGGACGGCCGCCTGATCATCGCCCTGGGTTTTGGCCTGACGACATTGTCGCTGTGGCAGATGTCGGGCTACACCCCGCAGATTACCGAGTGGGATGTGGTGGTGCCCGGCTTCATCCAGGGGCTGGGGCTGGGCTTTACCTCGGTGCCGCTGACCACGATGACCTTTTCCACGCTGGACCGCTCGCTGCGTTCCGATGGCACCGCGATCTACAGCCTGTCGCGCAACATCGGCAGCAGTATCGGGATCTCGGCGATGCAGACGCTGCTGGTGCGCAATAGCGCCATCCTGCACGCGTCCCTGGGCAGCTATGTGTCGGCGGCCTCGCTGGCGATGCATCCGGACGCGCTGTCGCGCATGTTCGACATGAGCACGCCCGGCGGGCTTGCCGGCATGAACCAGGTCCTGACCAACCAGGCTTCCTTCATCGCCTATCTGGACGACTTCCGCTTCATGATGTGGCTGACCCTGGCGGCCATTCCCTGCCTGGTCTTCATGCGTACGCGGCGAACGGCGCCGGCCGATCGGCGGCCTGAGGAAACCGACTTGCCCCATGTCGCGGCGGACTAG
- a CDS encoding MarR family transcriptional regulator, whose amino-acid sequence MSQSSFEPFEQAMSDLAMRLSSRLQLRESVLSRLFTHVATRLGEHMDAPLREHGLNSTLWTSLVVIYASEQHRLKPSELSVFMNSSRTNSTRVARELERQGYVDRQAGESDRRQVFLQLTPKALAFVRQYLPKRRAQLKSLFSNFEASEIDELERLLRKLLPHVE is encoded by the coding sequence ATGTCCCAGTCTTCCTTCGAGCCCTTCGAGCAGGCCATGTCCGACCTGGCGATGCGTCTTTCGTCTCGGCTGCAATTGCGCGAGTCCGTGCTCAGCCGCCTGTTCACGCACGTCGCCACGCGGCTGGGCGAACACATGGACGCCCCCCTGCGCGAGCACGGGCTGAATTCTACTTTGTGGACGTCCCTGGTCGTGATCTATGCCAGCGAACAGCATCGCCTGAAGCCGTCGGAGCTCAGCGTTTTCATGAATTCCTCGCGCACCAACAGCACGCGCGTGGCGCGCGAGCTGGAACGCCAGGGCTATGTGGATCGCCAGGCCGGCGAAAGCGATCGCCGCCAGGTCTTCCTGCAGCTCACGCCCAAGGCCTTGGCCTTTGTGCGGCAATACCTGCCCAAGCGGCGGGCGCAACTGAAATCCCTGTTTTCCAACTTCGAGGCATCGGAAATCGACGAGCTGGAGCGACTGCTGCGCAAGCTGCTGCCGCACGTCGAGTAG
- a CDS encoding aldolase, whose protein sequence is MSAHPDSLSHSRDTLALRVDLALALRAAAHHGFEEGVCNHFSVALPDGSDRFLINPRGLHWSEVDAEDIVLVDARGIKLAGPHDVEATAMFIHAAIHRIARKACVLHTHMPYATALTLTARRGLDTRLSQNAMRFHGRVAIDARYDGLALDTAEGERIARAMGRADVLFLGNHGVVVCGERIDYAYDDLYFLERACQAEVLALSTGQALEPVSEAVARHVAVQVQGERLQSTLFFESLRRRLPPMGR, encoded by the coding sequence ATGTCCGCGCACCCCGATAGCCTTTCCCATTCCCGCGATACCCTGGCCCTGCGGGTCGACCTGGCCCTGGCCCTGCGGGCGGCGGCGCATCATGGGTTTGAAGAAGGCGTCTGCAATCACTTCAGCGTCGCCCTGCCCGACGGCAGCGACCGCTTCCTGATCAATCCCCGCGGCCTGCACTGGAGCGAGGTCGATGCCGAGGACATCGTTCTGGTGGATGCCCGCGGCATCAAGCTGGCCGGCCCCCACGACGTGGAAGCCACGGCCATGTTCATCCACGCGGCGATCCACCGCATCGCGCGCAAGGCATGCGTGCTGCATACGCATATGCCTTATGCGACGGCGCTGACGCTGACCGCGCGCCGCGGCCTGGACACGCGGCTGTCGCAGAACGCGATGCGTTTCCACGGCCGGGTCGCCATCGATGCGCGCTATGACGGCCTGGCCCTGGATACCGCCGAAGGCGAACGCATCGCGCGCGCCATGGGCAGGGCCGATGTGCTGTTCCTGGGCAACCATGGGGTGGTCGTCTGCGGCGAACGGATCGACTACGCCTACGACGACCTGTATTTCCTGGAACGGGCCTGCCAGGCCGAAGTGCTGGCCTTGTCCACCGGCCAGGCGCTGGAACCGGTCTCCGAGGCCGTGGCGCGGCATGTGGCCGTACAGGTGCAGGGCGAGCGGCTGCAGTCCACCTTGTTCTTCGAATCCCTGCGCCGCCGCCTGCCGCCGATGGGCCGCTGA
- a CDS encoding MetQ/NlpA family ABC transporter substrate-binding protein — MTRSIRRAGAAGAPAPSEATHAPAGFGRRLLAAWAAVAALAALLWAAPSGAADKLVVAATQVPHAEILAFVKPALAKEGVDLEVKVFSDYVQPNLQLVDKQVDLNFFQHQPYLDTFNQDRKANLVAIAKVHVEPFGAYSRKIKNVSELKSGATVAIPNDPTNGGRALLLLQKQGLIKLKDARNIRATPLDVVENPKKLKFQELEAAMLPRSLDDVDLALINTNYALEAGLVPTKDALFIEGSDSPYANVLVARPDNRDQPAVQKLVAALHTPEVKQFILEKYKGAVVPAF; from the coding sequence ATGACTCGATCGATACGGCGCGCGGGCGCCGCGGGCGCGCCGGCGCCTTCCGAAGCAACCCACGCGCCCGCCGGTTTCGGCCGGCGCTTGCTGGCCGCCTGGGCGGCCGTTGCCGCGCTCGCGGCGCTGCTGTGGGCCGCCCCGTCCGGCGCGGCGGACAAACTCGTCGTGGCGGCCACGCAGGTCCCGCACGCCGAGATCCTGGCCTTCGTGAAGCCGGCCCTGGCCAAGGAAGGCGTGGACCTGGAGGTGAAAGTCTTCAGCGACTATGTCCAGCCCAATCTGCAGCTCGTGGACAAGCAGGTCGACCTGAACTTCTTCCAGCACCAGCCTTACCTGGATACCTTCAACCAGGACCGCAAGGCGAATCTGGTGGCGATCGCCAAGGTGCACGTCGAGCCTTTCGGCGCGTACTCGCGCAAGATCAAGAACGTGTCCGAATTGAAGAGCGGCGCCACGGTGGCGATCCCCAACGACCCGACCAATGGCGGTCGCGCGCTGCTGCTGTTGCAGAAGCAGGGCTTGATCAAGCTGAAGGACGCCAGGAACATCCGCGCGACGCCGCTGGACGTGGTCGAAAACCCGAAGAAGCTGAAGTTCCAGGAGCTGGAGGCCGCGATGCTGCCCCGTTCGCTGGATGACGTCGACCTGGCGCTGATCAACACCAACTACGCCCTGGAGGCGGGACTGGTGCCCACCAAGGATGCGCTGTTCATCGAGGGTTCGGATTCGCCGTATGCCAACGTGCTGGTGGCGCGGCCGGACAACCGCGACCAGCCGGCGGTGCAGAAGCTGGTCGCGGCCCTGCACACGCCCGAAGTCAAGCAGTTCATCCTGGAGAAGTACAAGGGCGCCGTCGTGCCGGCGTTCTGA
- the argB gene encoding acetylglutamate kinase, with amino-acid sequence MTDTSQTAALSPALKASVLSEALPYLRRFHGKTIVVKYGGNAMTEERLQQSFAHDVVLLKLVGLNPVVVHGGGPQIDDALRRVGKSGTFVQGMRVTDAETMEVVEWVLGGQVQQDIVMMINEAGGKAVGLTGKDGGLIRARKKLMDNKENPGQPLDIGFVGDITQVDPAVVKALQDDQFIPVISPIGYGQDGKAYNINADVVAGKMAEVLGAEKLLMMTNTPGVLDKNGQLLRSLSARAIDELFADGTISGGMLPKISSSLDAARSGVNSVHIIDGRVPHCLLLELLTDQGVGTMITSR; translated from the coding sequence ATGACCGATACCTCCCAGACCGCCGCCCTGTCCCCCGCGCTGAAGGCCAGCGTGCTTTCCGAGGCACTGCCCTATCTGCGGCGCTTCCACGGCAAGACCATCGTCGTGAAGTACGGCGGCAACGCCATGACGGAAGAGCGCCTGCAGCAAAGCTTCGCCCACGACGTCGTCCTGCTCAAGCTGGTGGGCCTGAATCCCGTCGTGGTGCACGGCGGCGGCCCGCAGATCGACGATGCCCTGCGGCGCGTGGGCAAAAGCGGCACGTTCGTGCAGGGCATGCGCGTCACCGACGCGGAAACCATGGAAGTCGTGGAATGGGTGCTGGGCGGCCAGGTCCAGCAGGACATCGTCATGATGATCAACGAGGCCGGCGGCAAGGCGGTCGGCCTGACGGGCAAGGACGGTGGCCTGATCCGCGCCCGCAAGAAGCTGATGGACAACAAGGAAAACCCCGGCCAGCCGCTGGACATCGGTTTCGTGGGCGACATCACGCAGGTGGATCCGGCGGTCGTCAAGGCGCTGCAGGACGACCAGTTCATTCCGGTGATCTCGCCCATCGGCTATGGCCAGGATGGCAAGGCCTACAACATCAACGCCGATGTGGTCGCCGGCAAGATGGCCGAAGTACTGGGCGCCGAAAAGCTGCTCATGATGACGAACACGCCGGGCGTGCTGGACAAGAACGGCCAGTTGCTGCGCAGCCTGTCCGCGCGCGCCATCGACGAACTGTTCGCCGACGGCACCATCTCCGGCGGCATGCTGCCCAAGATTTCGTCTTCGCTGGACGCGGCCCGCAGCGGCGTCAATTCCGTGCACATCATCGATGGCCGCGTACCGCACTGCCTGCTGCTTGAACTGCTGACGGACCAGGGCGTGGGCACCATGATCACGTCGCGGTAA